One genomic region from Diabrotica undecimpunctata isolate CICGRU chromosome 9, icDiaUnde3, whole genome shotgun sequence encodes:
- the LOC140450499 gene encoding uncharacterized protein — translation MLHKTLKFLSENTNIIVMPSDKYNVTVVLEKQRYLELCLKLFNSDYVYKRLNRDSNNTIQTKCNNLIKELCSSGQINDVTKKKLTGYKGVIPKFYALPKIHKQQLSVHPITASIGAPTNLLTSFLTEILTNAYVSNEYYIKNSFDVFNNFNNYQLPEGYVIVSLDVVSLFTNVHLDAALKAIENNWNFISSHYYTSLEYFKKLISFLFNNTYFTFNNTVFRQTQGTPMESTISPILACYVMDHLLDMIIPELSFYIPFVKKYVDDLILAIPSNGSTEQEFNSYDPLLQFTIKHEDDLCSVPVFDTRFIRTHNNSLIIDWHKKPHSFGRFLNY, via the coding sequence ATGTTACATAAAACTCTTAAGTTTCTTAGTGAAAACACTAACATTATTGTCATGCCTTCAGACAAATATAATGTAACTGTAGTTCTGGAAAAGCAAAGATATTTAGAACTTTGTCTTAAATTATTCAATTCTGATTATGTATATAAGAGATTAAACAGAGATTCAAATAATACTATTCAAACCAAATGTAACAACCTCATCAAAGAATTATGCAGTTCAGGACAAATAAATGATGTTACAAAGAAAAAATTAACCGGTTATAAGGGAGTTATACCCAAATTTTACGCTTTACCTAAGATTCATAAGCAACAGCTGTCAGTGCATCCGATTACTGCATCTATTGGTGCTCCTACTAATTTATTAACATCCTTTTTGACTGAGATTTTGACCAATGCCTATGTCTCTAATGAATACTACATTAAAAATTCATTCGATGTTTTTAACAACTTCAATAACTATCAGTTACCTGAAGGCTATGTTATTGTCAGTTTGGATGTAGTCTCATTGTTCACTAATGTACATCTAGATGCAGCTTTAAAAGCTATTGAAAACAATTGGAATTTCATTAGTTCTCATTACTATACCAGCTTGGAATATTTCAAAAAACTCATCTCATTTCTTTTCAACAACACCtatttcactttcaataatactGTGTTTAGACAAACACAAGGAACTCCCATGGAAAGTACTATCTCTCCCATTTTGGCCTGTTATGTGATGGATCATTTACTGGATATGATAATCCCAGAATTGTCCTTCTATATTCCTTTTGTAAAAAagtatgtggatgacttaatcctTGCTATTCCTAGTAATGGTTCCACAGAACAGGAATTTAACAGTTATGACCCCCTACTACAGTTCACAATCAAACATGAGGATGATCTATGCTCAGTCCCCGTTTTTGATACCCGGTTCATCAGAACCCATAACAACTCCCTGATAATCGACTGGCATAAAAAACCTCATAGTTTTGGACGTTTTCTTAACTATTAG